Genomic DNA from Vibrio vulnificus CMCP6:
AACAACACGGAATAGGCTTCCGGCGTGTTGAAATCGTCGTTCATTGCTGCGGTAAAGCGTGACACATACTCTTCACCACCTGCTGGCGCAGCCGAGAAATCCAAACCACGCAGAGAAGTGTATAGGCGCTCTAGTGACGCGCGAGCTTGGTTGAGATTTTCTTCGCTGTAGTTAAGCTGGCTGCGGTAGTGACCCGACATTAGGAAGTAACGTACGGTTTCCGCATCATAGTGACCTAACACATCGCGAATAGTGAAGAAGTTACCTAGAGACTTAGACATCTTCTCTTTGTCGACCATCACCATACCGCTGTGCATCCAAGTATTTACATACTGAGTGTCATGGGCACAGCAAGACTGAGCAATTTCGTTTTCGTGGTGAGGGAACTGAAGATCAGAGCCACCGCCGTGAATATCAAAATGATTACCAAGAATGGACGAGTTCATTGCCGAACATTCGATGTGCCAACCAGGACGACCTGGCCCCCATGGTGATTCCCATGTAGGCTCACCCGGCTTGGACATTTTCCAAAGTACGAAATCCAGAGGACAGCGTTTTGCTGTTTCTACATCGACGCGCGCGCCCGCTTGAAGCTGGTCAAGGTCTTGCTTAGAAAGCTTACCGTATTCGTCAAATTTATTGACTTCAAACATCACATCACCGTTGTCGGCGACATACGCAAAACCACGTTCAATCAGTCTTTCAACTAACTCAATGATTTCTTGAATGTATTGCGTTGCGCGCGGTTCCACATCTGGGCGCTTCATGTTTAGCGCATCGAAGTCAGCGTGCATTTCACCGATCAAACGTTCGGTCAATGAATCACAGGTTTCACCGTTTTCCGCCGCACGTTTGATGATTTTGTCATCGATATCG
This window encodes:
- the cysS gene encoding cysteine--tRNA ligase, whose protein sequence is MLKIYNTLTRQKEEFKPITAGKVGMYVCGVTIYDLCHIGHGRTFVSFDVVSRYLRYLGYDLTFVRNITDIDDKIIKRAAENGETCDSLTERLIGEMHADFDALNMKRPDVEPRATQYIQEIIELVERLIERGFAYVADNGDVMFEVNKFDEYGKLSKQDLDQLQAGARVDVETAKRCPLDFVLWKMSKPGEPTWESPWGPGRPGWHIECSAMNSSILGNHFDIHGGGSDLQFPHHENEIAQSCCAHDTQYVNTWMHSGMVMVDKEKMSKSLGNFFTIRDVLGHYDAETVRYFLMSGHYRSQLNYSEENLNQARASLERLYTSLRGLDFSAAPAGGEEYVSRFTAAMNDDFNTPEAYSVLFDMAREINRLKTEDLANASALGALMRELADVIGILHQDPDAFLKGDAGNDDEVAEIEALIKLRNDSRAAKDWANADMARDKLNEMGIVLEDGPEGTTWRRK